In Synergistaceae bacterium, the genomic window CGAGTCCCCATCTTAGAAACCGACGAGACCAACCCGACAAACCCTTATGGCGAAAGCAAACGCATAATGGAAAAAATGATGCACTGGGTAAGCCTTCAACACGGAATAAAATACGTCTCATTACGTTATTTCAACGTTGCAGGAGCTTGGCACGACGGGACAATCGGCGAAGATCACAGGAACGAGACTCACTTAATTCCGCTAATTTTGCAGGTACCATTAGGAAAACGCGATCACGTTACTGTTTACGGCGACGATTACCCGACTAAAGACGGCACTTGTATACGCGATTATATTCATGTTGAAGATTTAGCGAAGGCTCATATTTTAGCACTCGAATATTTGCGTAACGGCGGAGAAAGCACTATTTTCAATCTCGGCAGCGGAGACGGTTACTCAGTTATGGAAATGATTAATGCCGCAAGAAAAGCAACCGGACTCGATATTCCCGTTGAAATCGGCGCAAGAAGACCGGGCGACCCTGCAAGATTAATCGCTGACAGCACAAAAGCTCACGAGATTTTACACTGGCAGCCCGAAATTACAAAAATGGAAGATATTATTGCAACCGCTTGGAAGTGGCACAAATCTCACCCGAACGGTTATGCGTCTTAAATCATGACTATATGGAGCGGAGTTCTTGACAGCTGCCCCGGCCTTTTATGCTGCGTCGTAAATATTAAGGGGAGATTAATTCACGCGACAAACGGTTATAAGTCTGCTGCTTTGCGGTTGTTCGGACATAAGTGCGAGACCGGGAGCAATTATCCGCCTATGATTACGGATTTAGATAGAGCTTTGCACGATTTATTAATGGCTGCATGTCTGGGAAACACTGACGCTATAGAAGTAAGCGAGGAAAATAAAATTTGGGAAATTACAGCTTCTCCCCTTAAAGTTGAACCGGACGGAATTGTCGGTGTAGTCATGCGCATTACTCCCAGCGTAAATAATCAAGATCGGCCCGCAATTATTCAAAGCAACCCGGATATATTAAACTCTGTACCGTTTAGAGCAGGAGTCGTTGACATGGATGGAGTCTTTCTCGCTGTAAATAAATTCTTGGCCTCGTCCGCTGAAATCAATTTTGCAGGAGAAAATATTATTAATCTCGTCGATGATGAAGAAATCGGCTCACAGCTCGCGGAAATAATTAATAATCGCGCAGGACAGCTTGAATGCAGAATGTTCGCGATAAAAGGAGAACAAAATTTTTTCTCGTTCAGCGACTCAGATTATCTCGACAAGGAATTTAACGCAATCCCCAGCAAAGAGCCTGAAGACAGAATTATTAATATTCATGCAAGCCCTATCGACTGGAACGGATCAGACGCTGTTATGCTGACATTTGAGGA contains:
- the galE gene encoding UDP-glucose 4-epimerase GalE; protein product: MSVLICGGAGYVGSHNVRAFQAHGEDVIIIDSLELGHKESIPEGTKFYQGDIRNGELLDKIFSENKIDSVIHFCAYSLVGESVKAPLKYFNNNVGGMISLLEAMQRNNIDKIIFSSSAATYGEPKRVPILETDETNPTNPYGESKRIMEKMMHWVSLQHGIKYVSLRYFNVAGAWHDGTIGEDHRNETHLIPLILQVPLGKRDHVTVYGDDYPTKDGTCIRDYIHVEDLAKAHILALEYLRNGGESTIFNLGSGDGYSVMEMINAARKATGLDIPVEIGARRPGDPARLIADSTKAHEILHWQPEITKMEDIIATAWKWHKSHPNGYAS
- a CDS encoding diguanylate cyclase, which translates into the protein MTIWSGVLDSCPGLLCCVVNIKGRLIHATNGYKSAALRLFGHKCETGSNYPPMITDLDRALHDLLMAACLGNTDAIEVSEENKIWEITASPLKVEPDGIVGVVMRITPSVNNQDRPAIIQSNPDILNSVPFRAGVVDMDGVFLAVNKFLASSAEINFAGENIINLVDDEEIGSQLAEIINNRAGQLECRMFAIKGEQNFFSFSDSDYLDKEFNAIPSKEPEDRIINIHASPIDWNGSDAVMLTFEDVTNFRKTREQLRKILTFENHTNLLNKRGLEHAILRELSSTIKESGYLSLIILNIDNLKQINESDGYMSGNRIMRDFVNGMQKILSRRSKSTLGRWSTHEFMILSDCSGASAVTIADEIRNRFDRVKLSAGVADLNSGIYPGVHEFIGAAYDAMTQAIKSGGNKTVLAR